Genomic DNA from Methanofollis sp. W23:
CCGCGAGGTTGAGGCCAAGAAACTCCCGGGCAAGGTCAACATCATCGAGGATGACTGCTGCACCTGCCGCTGGTGTGCCGAGAACTGCCCAACCGAGGCGATCACTGTCGAGAAGATCTTCGAGGGCGAGATCGAGTTCCACGCCGAGAAATGTCCGGGTGGCTGCTCGACCTGTGCCGAGATCTGTCCGGCCCACGCGATCTACCTTCCCTCCCCTGCACCCGTAGCCGAGATGAAGGGCGAGAAGGAGCCGAACATCGCCGTCAACAAGGATCTCTGTATCCTCTGCGGCGCATGTGTCAACGCCTGCCCCGGCGAGGACATCATCGTCCTGAAGCGGACCGGCATCCGCATGAAGGGCAAGGAGACAGACCTGTTCAACAAGATCAAGGCGAAGCTCTTCACCCCGCGGACTTCCAGAGTAAAGGAAGAGGTCACGCCCGGCGAAGTGGAACTCAAGGCCCTTGAAAACGCGTGAGGTAGTGACATGGCAAAAGGATATAATGACCCTGCGATGGAAGAAAAGTTCCAGGACAGGTACTTCCACGCTACAACAGAAACAAACCCCGAATTTATCAAAGAGATAGAGCGGCTCGGCCGTACTCCCGCACATATGTGCTTCCAGTGCGGGACCTGCACAGGCTCCTGCCCCTCGGCACCCAGGTCGAGTTACCGGATCAGGAAGTTCATGCGCCGTGCCGTGCTTGGACTTGAGAAAGAGGCCCTGACCGACCCGGACCTCTGGCTCTGCACCACCTGTTACAGCTGCGCTGACCGGTGCCCGCGTGACATTGCCCCGACCGACGTCATCATGGCAATGCGCAACCTCGCGTTCAAGGAAGACATCGTCCCCAGGAACTTCCTCAAGACGATCCAGCTCATCTACAAGACCGGTCACGGCGTGCCCAACAACGACGCGAACCGGGCTGCCCGGCTTAAACTCGGACTTGAGGCCGAACCTGAGACGACCCACAAGTACCCAGAGTTCATTCCAGGCATCCAGAAGATCTTGGACCATTACCATATGAAAGAGACTGCAGACAGAATCCTCTCAGAGGGTGAGCAGTAAATGCACGAATATGCGTTTTTCCTCGGGTGCATTGCACCGAACCGTTACCCAGGCTGCGAAGCGGCCGCCATCAGGACAAGCCGGAACGTCGGCATCGAACTTCTCCCTCTGAAGGGCGCAAGCTGCTGCCCGGCACCGGGGGCATTCGGCGCGGTCGACCTCCGCGTCTGGTATGCGATGGCCGCCAGGAACATCTGTCTTGCCGAAGAGATGGGCAAGGACATCACCCTCATCTGCAACGGCTGCTACAAGTCGATCTACGAGGTCAACGAGCGGCTGAAAGAGGACGACGAGCTCCGTGACGAGGCCAACGAGGTTCTCGCCGAGATCGACATGGAGTTCAAGGGCTCAGTCGATGTCTACCACCTCGCCGAGCTCTACTATGACCCCAAGGTCTGCGGTGTCGAGAAGATCCGCGAGTCCGTGGTCAGGCCCCTCGACGGGACCAAGATCGCGGTCCACTACGGCTGCCACCTTCTCAAGCCACTCAAGGAGCGCCGGTTCACCAATTCCGAGAACCCGATGTGGATCGAGGAACTCGTCGACGCCCTTGGTGCAGAATCTGTCCAGTACCGCAACAAGATGCAGTGCTGCGGTGCAGGCGGCGGTGTCCGCGGCTTTGACCTGGCCCACTCGCTCGATATCACGAACGAGAAGATGATCAATATCGCTGATGCAGGCGCAGACGCCCTCACTGAGGTCTGTCCGTTCTGTCAGCTCCAGTTCGACCGCGGTCAGGTCGAGATCAAAGACAAGTTTGGCATCGAATGGGGTCTTCCGGTGCTTCACTACAACGAACTGCTGGGACTTGCCCAGGGAATGAGCCCCCAGGAGCTTGCACTTGACCTCCACGCCATCGACTGCAAGCCGTTCCTGGACAAGATCCTGTAAGGGAGGAATATTCATGGCAGAAGAGAAAAAACAGCCCAGAATAGGTGTGTTTGTGTGCCATTGCGGTACCAACATCGCCGGCACCATCGACGTGGAGGCAGTCAAGGATTATGCCACGACCCTCCCCAATGTCGCGGTCGCCGATCACTATCAGTACATGTGCTCGACTCCGGGCCAGCAGATGATCAAGGACGCCATCAAGGAAAACGACCTGACCGGCGTCGTGGTCGCTGCCTGTACGCCCCGTCTCCACGAGCCGACCTTCAGGACGGCCACACAGGAAGGCGGTCTCAACCCGTTCAGGTTCGAGATGGCCAACATCCGTGACCAGAACTCCTGGGTCCATATGCACGACTCCGAGGGTGCAACCGAAAAGGCAAAGGACGCCGTCAGGATCGCCGTTGCCAAGGCATCCCTTCTTGAGGATCTCTACCCCAAGAGCGTCCCGGTCGAACACGCCGCCATGGTCGTTGGTGGCGGTGTCGGTGGTATCCAGGCGGCACTCGACCTTGCAAACGCCGGGATCAAGACCTACCTCATCGAGAAGTCCCCGACGGTCGGCGGACGTATGTCCCAGCTCGACAAGACCTTCCCGACCCTCGACTGTTCACAGTGTATCCTTACCCCGAAGATGGTGGACGTCGGGCGTCACCCGAACATCGAACTCCACACCTACACCGAGGTCGAGGCAGTCGACGGCTACATCGGCAACTTCGAGATCACCCTCAGAAAGAAGGCCAGGGGGGTCATGAGCCAGGACGAGGCCACGGCCAAAGGGATCATCGGCGGCGGGTGTAACGGCTGCGGCGACTGTGAAGCAGCCTGTCCGGTCATCAAGCCCAACCCCTTCGAGCTCGGGATGGCACCAAGAAAGGCCATCTACATCTACCACCCGCAGGTTGTGCCTCTGGTCTATACCGTCGACTTTGACTCCTGTGTGAAGTGCGGTCTCTGTGTCGAGGCCTGTGGCGACAAGAAAGCCATCGACCTTGAGATGGAGGACACCTTCGAGACCGTCAAGGTCGGAAGTGTCATCCTCGCAACCGGGTACGAGATGTTCCCGATCGAGAAAAAGCGCGAGTGGGGCTACAAACAGTTCGACAACGTCATCACCTCACTCGAGTTTGAGCGCCTCATCTGTGCCTCCGGTCCGACCGGCGGTCACCTGGTCCGCCCGTCTGACGGCGAGACCCCGATGAAGGTCGCCTTCCTGCTCTGTGCAGGCTCTCGTGACAACACTGGTGTCGGCAAGCCGTACTGCAGCCGGTTCTGCTGCATGTACTCGCTCAAGCACGCCCACCAGGTCATGGAAAAGATCCCGGGATGCCAGCCCTACATCTTCTACATGGACATCAGGTCCTTTGGCAAGATGTACGAGGAGTTCTACTATCGTATCCAGAACGAGGGTGCGAAGTTCATCCGTGGCCGTGTGGCCAACATCCTCGAAGACCCGAAGACCAAGAACCTGCACGTCTATGCAGAGGACACCCTGCTCGGGCGTCCGGTCGACATCGAGGTCGACATGGCCGTGCTCGCCGCGGCGATTCAGCCTGCAGCAGATACCGACCACGTCAGACACCTGTTTGGCGTGTCCTGCTCACAGGACGGATGGCTTCTTGAGGCCCACCCGAAGCTGAACCCGTGCGGGACCACGACCGCGGGGATCTTCCTCGCCGGCGTCTGCCAGGGGCCAAAGGATATCCCTGACACCGTCGCCCAGGCCGAAGGTGCAGCTTCCGCCGCATCCATCCCGATCCACATGGGCAAGGTCGACCTCGAACCGTACTTCGCCCAGTGCATCGAGGAGAAGTGTGCGGGTTGTGGGATGTGCATCAACCAGTGCCCGTACTCCGCACTCGAACTCATCGAGAAGGACGGCAGGACGGTCATGCACGTGACCGAAGCAAAGTGTAAGGGCTGCGGGACCTGTGGTGGGTTCTGTCCAGGTGGTGCGATCTACATGCAACACTTCACCACACCGCAGATCGTGGCCCAGATCGATGCATTCCTCCTTGGAGGTGAGGAGTAAATGGCAGAAGAAGAATGGCAGCCGAAGATCATCGCAATCATCTGCAACTGGTGTTCTTACGCTGGTGCAGACCTCGCGGGCAGTGCCCGTACCCAGTACCCGCCTGACGTCCGTGCCATCCGTGTGATGTGCACCGGGCGTGTCGACCCGCTCTTCATCATGAAGGCCTTTGCCGACGGTGCCGATGGGGTGCTCGTCTCCGGGTGCCACTTCGGTGACTGTCACTACATCGCGGGCAACTACAAGTGTGCCAAGAGGATGTTCCTCCTCAAGAGTGTCCTCAAGGACCTTGGGATCGATGACAAGCGTCTTAGAATGACCTTTGTCTCTGCATCTGAGGGTGCCAAGTGGGCAATGGTCATGGAAGACGTCGTCAAGACCGTCAAGGAACTGGGTCCAAGCCCCATCAACCAGCTGAAGCAGTAAATGCCGGAGGTTATTACGGTGCCAGAAATCGAATTAAACCTCATATCCGGGCGGAGCATCCAGCAGGGTGTTTCAATGGAGGCGGGCAAGGAAAAGCCCGCCTACACCAAGGCTTGCGGCATCATCGAGATGGATGATGCCGACTTCAAGCGTCTGGGCGCCTGGAGAAATACCAATGTCCGTGTCACCAGCGAATACGGTAGCGTCGTCGTGAAAGCAGTGCAGACCACCCAGGGCCCCCACCCTGGGCTTGCCTTCATCCCCATGGGACCGTGGGCAAACATGGTCATCAGCCCGAAGACCTACTCGACCGGGATGCCGACCTTCAAGGGCGTACCGGTCACCGTCGACGTTGCTGAAGATGAGCCAGTGTACGATTCACTCGACCTCGTCCGCAAAGCCTGCAAGGGTGAGATCTAATGGCAAAGATTATCTCTGACGTAGTCTGTCCGTTCTGTGGAACGCTCTGTGACGACCTGGAAGTCAAGGTCTCTGACGACGGCAAAGAGATCCTCGAGGTCTACAATGCCTGTGTCATCGGCACAGAGAAGTTCCTTCACTCCCAGGCAGAAGACCGCCTGAAGGTCCCGCAGATGCAGGATGAAGAGGGCAACTCGAAGGACGTCAGCGTCGACGACGCCGTCGAGTACACCGCCCAGATGCTCTGCAACGCAAAGAAGCCCCTCATGTACGGCTGGTCCTCCACCAACTGTGAGGCACAGTCGGTGGGCCACGAGATCGCCGAACTTGTCGGAGCGGTCGTCGACAACACCGCCACGGTCTGTCACGGCACCACCCTCATCGCACTCCAGGATGTCGGTGTGCCAAGCTGCACCCTTGGTGAGGTCAAGAACCGTGCCGACCGGATCGTCTTCTGGGGCTGCAACCCTGCCCACGCTCACCCAAGGCACATGAGCAGGTACTCCATCTTCCCACGTGGGTTCTTCACCGGGAAGGGCCACAAGGCACGCAAGATGGTCGTCGTCGACCCGCGCAGCACTGACACGGCAAAGATGGCCGACCTCCACATGCAGATCGAGCAGGGCCGCGACTACGAACTGCTCAGCGCCCTGCGTGTTGCCATCCGCGGCAACCCGCTGCCTGAAACCGTCGCCGGGATCCCGAGAGAGACGATCCAGGATGTCGCCGAAACTCTTAAATCAGGCCGCTTCGTGATCATCTTCTTCGGTATGGGAGTCACGCAGTCGCTCTCCAAGAACCACAACATCGATATAGCCATCTCGCTGACCCGCGACCTTAACGACTACACCAAGGCGGCCATCATGCCGATGCGTGGTCACTACAATGTCACGGGCTCAGGGCAGGTGCTTGGCTGGCAGTTCGGATACCCGTTCTGCGTGGACCTCTCCCGCGGCTTTGCCCGCTACAATCCAGGGGACTCCACCTCAAACGACCTGCTCCGCAGGGGCGAGGTCGACGCGGTCTTCGTCCTGGGATCTGACCCGGGTGCACACTTCCCGATCTCCTCGGTGAAGAAGATCGCACACCTCCCGTCAGTCTGTGTCGACCCGCATTTCACCCCGACCTCCGCCGTCTGCAAACTCCACATGCCAGTCGCGTTCGTCGGTGTTGAGGAGGCGGGTTGTGCCTACCGGATGGACAATGTCCCAATCGAGACCAGGAAGGTCGTCGATGCCCCAGAAGGCATGCTCAGCGACGAGGAATTCCTCAAGCGTGTACTCACACGGGTAAAGGAGATCAAGGGGGTTGCGTGAAATGGTAGAATATCTGATCAAGAACGGTTTCGTCTTCGACCCGGTGCTCGGGATCAACGGTGACAAGACCGATGTTGCCATCAAAGACGGCAAGATCGTCAAGTCGACCGAGATCAAGAACCCGAAGGTCATCGACGCAGCCGGCAAAACAGTGATGGCTGGCGGGGTGGACATTCACGCCCACGTCGCCGGGCCAAAGGTCAACCTCGGCAGAAACTACCGTCCTGAAGATAAACTCTTCAATTGCAAACCTGGAAAGGGTGCAATGAGGATGACAGGCGGGTTCTCGGTCCCAACAGTCTTCAGGACCGGGTACAAGTACGCCCAGATGGGCTACACGACCGTAATGGAAGCGGCAATGCCGCCGCTGTACGCCCGTCACGTCCATGAAGAGATGCGGGACACTCCGATCCTTGACCAGGGGGCCTACCCGGTCTTCGGGAACAACTGGTTTGTCCTTGAGTACCTCAAGAACCATGAGGTCGAGAATACCGCGGCCTACATGTCCTGGCTGCTGCGGACCACCAAGGGTTACGCCGTCAAGATCGTCAACCCGGGCGGCACCGAAGCCTGGGGCTGGGGTCTGAACTGCAACTCGATCCATGACCCGGTCCCGTACTTCGACATCACCCCGGCCCAGATCATGAAGGGATTGATGGAGGCAAACGAGGCCCTGAGGCTCCCGCACTCCGTCCACATCCACACCAACAACCTGGGCAACCCTGGCAACTACGAGACCACCCTCGACACCTTCAAGCTCTTCGAGGGCGAGAAGCCGAACAACGACTTCGGGCGTAACCAGGTCATGCACCACACCCACGTACAGTTCCACTCGTACGGCGGGGACAGCTGGCGCAACGTGGAGTCCAAGGCCGACAAGATCATGGACTATGTCAACAGCCACGACAACATGACCATGGACCTTGGCTGTGTCACCCTGGACGAGACCACGACGATGACCGCAGACGGTCCGTTCGAGCACCACCTCACCGAGCTCAACCACCTCAAGTGGGCAAACACCGATGTGGAACTTGAGACCGCAGCAGGCGTCGTCCCGTACATCTACGCACCAAATGTCAAAGTCTGCGGCATCCAGTGGGCTATCGGGCTTGAACTCGGCCTGATGGCCAAGGACCCGATGCGGGTCTTCATCACCACCGACCACCCGAACGCAGGTCCGTTCTTCAGGTACCCGCGGGTCATGAAGTGGCTGATGAGCAAGGACGCCCGTGAAGCCCAGATGGACTCGTTCAAGTGGGCAGAGAAGGTCAGGGACGCCACGTTCCTCTCCGGCATCGACCGTGAGCTGACACTCTACGAGATCGCGGCAATGACCAGGGCAGGCACGGCCCAGGCGCTCGGTCTCAAGGATAGGTACGGCAGTCTTACCCCAGGTCTTGAAGGAGATGTTGCAGTCTATGACTACAACCCCGAGACCGCGGAGGACCCAGAACTCATCGAGAAGGCCTTCAGCAACGCGGCGTACCTCTTCAAGGGCGGCGAAATGGTCGTCAAGGAGGGCGAGGTCGTCAGCAACGGGAACAAGAAGACGCTGTGGGTCGACGCCAAGGTTGCGGAGAACCCACAGGTCCAGAGGGACGTCGCCGAGAAGTTCCTGCGGTACTACACGGTCACCCAGGCAAACTATGAGGTGAACGAGAAGATCTTCATGAAGAACCCGTACAGGATCGAGGTCGACGCAACCCAGTGAGGAGATGACGATGGAGACGGTAACACTGACACCAAAGGAGCAGTCCGAGCTCTATATCGATGCGGAGAACATCACCCCTGACACCTTTGCAGGGAAGTCCGCCGCGGAGATCGCCGAACTGCAGGTCTTTGAAGGGAACCAGACCCAGACCCTGGGCCAGTACTTTGAGGTCGCCGGCACGGCCGGCGCCACGGCCGAGGAGACGAAGATCGTCATCAAAGGCGATGTCACCAAGGTCAAGTACATTGGTATGCGGATGACTGGCGGCGAGATCGTCGTCGAAGGCTCAGCCGACATGTACGTCGGGGCCTGGATGGAAGGCGGCAGGATCCATGTGCAGGGGAATGTCGACTCTTTCTCTGGTACCGGTATGAAAGGTGGCGAGATCGAGGTCGACGGCAATGCCGGAAACTACCTCGGTGCCGCCTATCGCGGGGACTGGAGAGGTATGCAGGCTGGCACGATCCGTGTGCACGGAGATGCCGGATCTGACCTTGGAACCTTCATGAATGGCGGGACCATCATCGTCGAGGGCGACGTGGACGTCCACGTCGGCACCCACGCCGAGGGTGGGACCATCATCGTCAAGGGGAATGGCACATCCAAGATTGGCGGTCAGATGGTGAAAGGGGAGATCTATGTCTTCGGCACCATCGACGTCATGATGCCCGGCTATATCTACCGAGAAGATGTGGACCTTGAAGTCGATGGCGATTCGGCCAGGTTCGCCCTCTTTGAGGGCGACATGGGCGAGCGTCATTCAAAGCGGAAAGGTCAGGTCATCTACGGTAAAATTTACCAGAAATACTAAATATCACCCTTCTTTTTTTCTACAAAAGAGCGCAAGCCCGGATGTTATATTTCCCGAAGTATAATATCATATCGTAACACGCATTGCAAATTATCTCGCACAACCCCTTGCTCCACACGTGGCATGAGGCCACCCTATTTGAATCTTCTTCCATTACATCAATATATCTATGTATATATACCTCGGCAGACAGGTCCAAAGATAGCAATGCTTATATGCCGAGATGGTGACTATGCAATTGTCCCTTGAGGGACGTGCAGTAGCATCATCAGCAATTATCAGCGATTCCTTTAGCGATTCACTACACAGTTCCTGTATTGTATTGGTAGATACATCTCATTTGGAGGAAATTATATGGCTAAATACTCAGACACGATCGACCTCTACGATGACGAAGGAAAACTTCTGAAGAGTGGGGTCACACTTGAGAAGGTCAGCCCGGTCGTCAACCCGGCGATCAAAAGAATCATCGACATGACCAAGCGGACGATCGCGGTCAATCTGGCCGGGATCGAGAACGGGATCAAGACCGGTGCGGTCGGCGGCAAAGCAAACCAGATCGCCGGACGGACCCTTGACCTCGACATTGTCAAGGATGTCGATGCCATCAAGGCAAAGATCCAGGAGATGGTCCAGGTCGAAGAGGGCGACGACACCAACATCAAGGACTTCGGAGGCAAACTTCTCCTTGTCGAGGTGCCGAAGGCCCGTATCGACGCGGCCGCCACCTATGACGCGGCGACCACCGCAGTCGCGGCGGCGACCACCTACGCGATCATCGACCAGTACGACATCGGCCCCTTCGACGGCCCGATGGTCAAGGCGGCGGTCTGGGGCACCTACCCGCAGACCATGGACATGAGCGGAGCAAATGTCAGCTCGATCCTGTCCATCCCGCAGAAGAACGAAGGCCTTGGCTTTGCCCTGAGAAACATCCCGGCCAACCACGTCGTGATGATCACCGGCCGGAACGCCATGCAGGGTGCGGCCCTTTCCTCGACCTTCGAACAGGCGGGCCAGTTCGAGATGGGCAACGCCATCGGCCCCTTCGAGCGTGCCCAGCTCCTTGGCTACGCCTACCAGGGCCTCAACGCCAACAACCTGGTCTACGACCTGGTCAAGACCAACGGCCAGAGCGGGACAATTGGTACCGTGGTCCAGTCCCTGGTCGAACGCGCGATCGAGGACAAGGTTATCGCACCGGGCAAGAAGGGCGGGTACTTCCAGTATTATGACACCAAGGACCCGATGCTCTGGAACGCCTATGCGGCAGCCGGCACCCTGGCCGGGACGATGGTCAACTGTGGTGCCGGGCGGTTCGCCCAGGCGGTCTCCTCGACGCTCCTGTACTTCAACGACCTGCTTGAGCACGAGACTGGCCTGCCAGGCTGTGACTATGGCCGTGTGATGGGGACCGCAGTCGGTTTCTCCTTCTTCAGCCACTCCATCTATGGCGGCGGTGGCCCCGGGGTCTTCAACGGCAACCACGTCGTGACCAGGCATTCGGCCGGCTTTGCCATCCCATGTGTGGTCTCGGCCTGCTGTCTTGACGCAGGCACACAGATGTTTGCACCGGAGGGCACCTCCAAGATCTATGGCGAGACCTATGGCCAGATCGAGGAGTTCGCACGGCCGATCCAGAACATCGCAAAGGAAGTGTAAAGGTAGCCGCTGATGACAGAAGCCACATATCCCCAATGTAGGATTGTGCCTGCGCGTTTCCTCAACCCAGAGACGGTGGAACGTCTCCTCAACAGGATCCTGGAGGTTGGCGGGATCAGGCGGTTGGTCCTGAACGGACCCCGCCTCCCCACCACCGTTCCCTATGGCCCGGCCCGGGGTACCCCAAACCCCCACCCGATGCGAAAGGTGATCAGGGTCGGAGACCAGGACATGGAACTCCAGGTACATGTAGGAACGATCCTCCTCGAACTCGAAGACCGGTCGTACATCGACCCTATCAGACAGGCATGTGACGAAGTCTTCGTGAAGTTCCCGTACGGTTTCACGGAAGGGAAATTCATAAAGACCCAGGCGACCGTTTCAGATTATGCAAAATACGGACCCGACGCCGACACATTCATCCTCGGGATGACAGACCCGAAGAGCCGGGGCGGGCCCCTTATTATTCAAGGACTCAAGTGATTACTATGCCGATCGGAAGGGTAACCCAGGTAGTGGACTGCAGAGAGAGTATGGGCATGGGCAAAGGCGGAGGCCTTGCCCAGCGAGGGACCATTTCAGAATGCCGCAGCCCCGACGTGATCGTCGTCGGGATGTCGCCAGGACGCAGGCATGTGACAAAGCCGGTCTGCGACATCACGTCCGCCCTGAGAAGAGAAGGGGTGGAGTTCTCGGTGAGCACGCTCGTGCTGAACGCGGGGAGCGGTGTTCCTCCTGATGCCCCCGGAATTGCGGGGTCAGTCCTTGGCGCCTACTTCGGGCTCACCCCCCAGGAGATCGAGCAGATCGAAGAGCATAAGGTCGCGATTCTCCACCACGGGAACGTCAGGTCCCATGTGGTACAGAAGGTCAGGTTCATCCTGGAGCATGTCGACGTCAAGGCGGTCGTCGTCTCCCAGTGCCCGATCGATTATGAGGATCTCGCAAAAGAGGGCGTCAAGACCGCCCTCGTCATGCCACCGCCCGATAGGGTCAAGACCAGGGGAACCGTCGAGGCGATCGTCTCCGGGATCACCCGTGGCCAGACCCCTACAAGGGAAAAGATGGCTGAAGTCATCTCAACCGTTACCAGATTGATGAAAGAACAAAACCCAAGGTGAAATTGTCTATGGCATATAAACCACAGTTCGGACCGGGCACCACTGTCGTCGCCGAGAACCGGCGCAAGCAGATGAACCCGGACTACCAGCTTGAGAAGCTGCGTGAAGTAACTGACGAGGACATCGTCCTGATCCTTGGCCACCGCGCCCCTGGTGCGGCCTATCCAACGGCCCACCCGCCCCTGGCCGAGCAGCAGGAACCCGCATGTCCGATCAGAAAGATCGTCGAGCCGACCGAGGGCGCAAAGGCCGGCGACCGCGTCCGCTATATCCAGTTTGCGGACTCCATGTTCAACGCACCCTGTCAGCCGTACCAGAGGACATACAGTGAGTGCTACCGCTTCCGCGGCATCGACCCGGGCACCCTCTCTGGCCGCCAGATTGTCGAGTGCCGCGAGCGCGACCTGGAAGGATATTCCAAGGAACTGATCAACACCGAGGTCTTTGACCCGGCCAGGACCGGTATCCGCGGTGCGACCGTGCACGGCCACTCCCTCCGTCTTGCAGAGGACGGTATGATGTTCGACATGCTCCAGCGCTGCGTCCTCGGCGACGACGGCGTCGTCAGGTATGTCAAGAACCAGATCGGTGAGCCTCTCGACCGTGCAGTCGAGGTCGGCAAGCCGATGGACGAGGCCTGGCTGAAGACGCACACCACCATGTTCCACTCCCTCGCAGGGACCGGGTTCCGCGAGGACCAGGAATATGTCGAGTATGTGCAGCGGATCCACTCGCTGAGAACGAAGTACGGCTTCATGCCGAAGGAGGAGTGATAGACATGGCAAAGATTGAAAGGGCGCAGAAGCTGTTCCTCAAGTCACTCAAGGAGAAGTTCCAGGACCAGGATGTCCAGTCCGAGAAGACCGAGTTCTACAAGTTCGGTGGCATCCGCCAGTCCCCAAGAAAACTTGAGTTCATGAAAGCAAGTCAGGCCGTAGAGATGCAGCGCGGGATGGCGATGTACGACCCCGAACGTTGTCATCTCGGCGGTCTGCCGATGGGGCAGCGTCAGCTGATGACCTACGAGGTCTCTGGCACCGGAGTCTATGTCGAGGGCGACGACCTGCACTTCGTCAACAATTCTGCGATGCAGCAGATGTGGGACGACATCCGCAGGACAGTCATCGTCGGCATGGACCTTGCCCACGCCACCCTCCAGAAGAGGCTTGGCAAAGAGGTCACCCCTGAGACGATCAACGAGTACCTCCACATCCTCAACCACGCCATGCCTGGTGCGGCCGTGGTTCAGGAGCACATGGTCGAGACCCACCCGGGACTTGTCGACGACTGTTATGTGAAGGTCTTCACCGGCGACGACGAACTCGCCGACGACATCGAACCCCAGTTCCTCCTTGATGTCGAGAAGCTCTTCCCGGCCAAGTCGGCAGAGGCCCTCAAGGCCGCGGTCGGCAAGTCGATGTGGCAGGCGATCCATATCCCGACCATCGTCTCCAGGACATGCGACGGCGGTACCACCTCCAGGTGGTCTGCGATGCAGATCGGGATGTCCTACATCGCCGCGTACCGCATGTGCGCCGGCGAGGCGGCGGTCGCCGACCTCTCCTTTGCCGCAAAGCACGCGGGCGTCATCCAGATGGCCGACATCCTGCCGGCACGGCGTGCCCGCGGTCCGAACGAGCCGGGCGGGATCAAGTTCGGTCACTTCTCCGACATGATCCAGACCGACCGGAAGTACCCCAACGACCCGGCCAAGGCGGCTCTCGAGGTCGTCGGTGCAGGTACCATGCTCTTCGACCAGATCTGGCTTGGTTCCTACATGTCAGGCGGTGTCGGGTTCAC
This window encodes:
- a CDS encoding formylmethanofuran dehydrogenase subunit A → MVEYLIKNGFVFDPVLGINGDKTDVAIKDGKIVKSTEIKNPKVIDAAGKTVMAGGVDIHAHVAGPKVNLGRNYRPEDKLFNCKPGKGAMRMTGGFSVPTVFRTGYKYAQMGYTTVMEAAMPPLYARHVHEEMRDTPILDQGAYPVFGNNWFVLEYLKNHEVENTAAYMSWLLRTTKGYAVKIVNPGGTEAWGWGLNCNSIHDPVPYFDITPAQIMKGLMEANEALRLPHSVHIHTNNLGNPGNYETTLDTFKLFEGEKPNNDFGRNQVMHHTHVQFHSYGGDSWRNVESKADKIMDYVNSHDNMTMDLGCVTLDETTTMTADGPFEHHLTELNHLKWANTDVELETAAGVVPYIYAPNVKVCGIQWAIGLELGLMAKDPMRVFITTDHPNAGPFFRYPRVMKWLMSKDAREAQMDSFKWAEKVRDATFLSGIDRELTLYEIAAMTRAGTAQALGLKDRYGSLTPGLEGDVAVYDYNPETAEDPELIEKAFSNAAYLFKGGEMVVKEGEVVSNGNKKTLWVDAKVAENPQVQRDVAEKFLRYYTVTQANYEVNEKIFMKNPYRIEVDATQ
- a CDS encoding formylmethanofuran dehydrogenase subunit C translates to METVTLTPKEQSELYIDAENITPDTFAGKSAAEIAELQVFEGNQTQTLGQYFEVAGTAGATAEETKIVIKGDVTKVKYIGMRMTGGEIVVEGSADMYVGAWMEGGRIHVQGNVDSFSGTGMKGGEIEVDGNAGNYLGAAYRGDWRGMQAGTIRVHGDAGSDLGTFMNGGTIIVEGDVDVHVGTHAEGGTIIVKGNGTSKIGGQMVKGEIYVFGTIDVMMPGYIYREDVDLEVDGDSARFALFEGDMGERHSKRKGQVIYGKIYQKY
- the mcrB gene encoding coenzyme-B sulfoethylthiotransferase subunit beta; protein product: MAKYSDTIDLYDDEGKLLKSGVTLEKVSPVVNPAIKRIIDMTKRTIAVNLAGIENGIKTGAVGGKANQIAGRTLDLDIVKDVDAIKAKIQEMVQVEEGDDTNIKDFGGKLLLVEVPKARIDAAATYDAATTAVAAATTYAIIDQYDIGPFDGPMVKAAVWGTYPQTMDMSGANVSSILSIPQKNEGLGFALRNIPANHVVMITGRNAMQGAALSSTFEQAGQFEMGNAIGPFERAQLLGYAYQGLNANNLVYDLVKTNGQSGTIGTVVQSLVERAIEDKVIAPGKKGGYFQYYDTKDPMLWNAYAAAGTLAGTMVNCGAGRFAQAVSSTLLYFNDLLEHETGLPGCDYGRVMGTAVGFSFFSHSIYGGGGPGVFNGNHVVTRHSAGFAIPCVVSACCLDAGTQMFAPEGTSKIYGETYGQIEEFARPIQNIAKEV
- the mcrD gene encoding methyl-coenzyme M reductase operon protein D, coding for MTEATYPQCRIVPARFLNPETVERLLNRILEVGGIRRLVLNGPRLPTTVPYGPARGTPNPHPMRKVIRVGDQDMELQVHVGTILLELEDRSYIDPIRQACDEVFVKFPYGFTEGKFIKTQATVSDYAKYGPDADTFILGMTDPKSRGGPLIIQGLK
- the mcrC gene encoding methyl-coenzyme M reductase I operon protein C, with protein sequence MPIGRVTQVVDCRESMGMGKGGGLAQRGTISECRSPDVIVVGMSPGRRHVTKPVCDITSALRREGVEFSVSTLVLNAGSGVPPDAPGIAGSVLGAYFGLTPQEIEQIEEHKVAILHHGNVRSHVVQKVRFILEHVDVKAVVVSQCPIDYEDLAKEGVKTALVMPPPDRVKTRGTVEAIVSGITRGQTPTREKMAEVISTVTRLMKEQNPR
- the mcrG gene encoding coenzyme-B sulfoethylthiotransferase subunit gamma, producing the protein MAYKPQFGPGTTVVAENRRKQMNPDYQLEKLREVTDEDIVLILGHRAPGAAYPTAHPPLAEQQEPACPIRKIVEPTEGAKAGDRVRYIQFADSMFNAPCQPYQRTYSECYRFRGIDPGTLSGRQIVECRERDLEGYSKELINTEVFDPARTGIRGATVHGHSLRLAEDGMMFDMLQRCVLGDDGVVRYVKNQIGEPLDRAVEVGKPMDEAWLKTHTTMFHSLAGTGFREDQEYVEYVQRIHSLRTKYGFMPKEE